The Echinicola rosea genome has a segment encoding these proteins:
- a CDS encoding DUF805 domain-containing protein, which produces MEYYKKVLSHYADFTGRARRKEYWMFALFNIIALIVAGMLDNLLGLTFVENIPYGFIYTIYALAVFIPGLAVTVRRLHDIGKSGWMYLIILIPLVGAVWLLVLLVSEGGHGANQYGEDPKAAERSF; this is translated from the coding sequence ATGGAATACTACAAAAAAGTACTTAGCCATTACGCTGATTTTACTGGGCGTGCACGACGAAAAGAATACTGGATGTTTGCACTGTTTAACATCATAGCCTTGATTGTTGCTGGAATGTTAGATAACCTACTTGGGTTGACATTTGTTGAAAATATTCCTTATGGCTTTATCTACACCATTTATGCATTAGCTGTTTTTATTCCTGGTTTGGCAGTGACCGTACGCCGGCTTCATGACATTGGTAAAAGCGGATGGATGTACTTAATTATCTTAATCCCATTAGTGGGAGCGGTATGGCTACTAGTGTTGTTGGTTTCTGAAGGGGGGCACGGGGCAAACCAGTATGGCGAAGATCCCAAAGCGGCCGAAAGAAGCTTTTAA
- a CDS encoding sensor histidine kinase: protein MEIIIRNLRQIKRVVRYVILVIISSLLADAYVEWRMGDHPVLYIKDLINIAIILIAVFFYWLGAVKLKFVLAIAVYSILVSIYVSIPFRLESDSLVMEAYFVKVELITILLMLLAGILIHRHHMVYILLINAAFIFMCMYALPVEYPVSKYLFYLVLLTGAGLSGQSLQKALMELRENLSGANAEIARNNKKLIENNKQKDQLFRIIGHDVRTPFNQISMVLSIMSKDLDKEKFDDLKNVMETAVENGNRLLQDLMIWAKAQATDSMAVKEKVPIYPLIQKEIHFFEVQAKSKSIKINNGIEENIQVLADPNMTATIVRNFISNALKFSYRDSSIDIFAQKDEGYTSIAVQDHGTGMKEDSLESLQYSGKKVVSNEGTEKEVGTGFGVRICQKLAEHQGGKVEITSKWGEGSVFRLLLPNAPDPKGSNKAEPLET from the coding sequence ATGGAGATCATCATAAGAAATTTAAGACAAATTAAACGTGTAGTCCGATACGTCATTCTAGTGATCATTTCCTCTTTATTGGCAGATGCATATGTGGAGTGGAGGATGGGAGACCACCCCGTGCTTTACATAAAGGACCTTATCAATATTGCCATTATTTTAATTGCTGTATTTTTTTATTGGTTAGGGGCTGTAAAACTCAAGTTTGTTTTGGCCATTGCGGTATATTCCATTTTGGTAAGCATATATGTATCTATTCCCTTTCGGCTAGAGAGTGATTCGTTGGTGATGGAGGCGTATTTTGTCAAGGTAGAGCTGATTACGATCTTATTAATGCTGTTAGCAGGGATTCTTATTCATCGGCATCATATGGTCTATATCTTATTGATTAATGCAGCATTTATATTTATGTGTATGTATGCCCTTCCAGTGGAATACCCCGTATCCAAATACCTGTTTTATTTGGTGCTACTGACTGGTGCTGGTCTTTCTGGCCAAAGCCTCCAAAAAGCCCTAATGGAATTAAGGGAGAATTTGTCGGGTGCCAATGCTGAAATTGCACGGAACAATAAGAAGTTGATCGAGAATAATAAACAAAAAGACCAACTTTTTCGGATTATTGGGCATGATGTAAGGACTCCGTTTAATCAGATCAGTATGGTGCTGAGCATCATGTCCAAGGACTTGGATAAAGAGAAATTTGATGATCTCAAAAATGTCATGGAGACAGCCGTGGAAAATGGTAACCGGCTGCTTCAGGACCTTATGATCTGGGCAAAGGCACAGGCGACCGACTCAATGGCGGTAAAAGAGAAGGTCCCCATTTACCCATTGATCCAGAAGGAAATACATTTTTTTGAGGTGCAGGCCAAAAGCAAATCCATCAAAATCAATAATGGCATCGAGGAAAACATACAGGTCTTGGCGGATCCCAACATGACGGCTACCATCGTCAGAAATTTCATTTCAAATGCCCTTAAGTTTTCCTACAGGGATTCTTCAATTGATATTTTTGCACAAAAAGACGAAGGCTATACGAGTATTGCCGTGCAGGACCATGGTACCGGAATGAAAGAAGATAGCTTGGAGAGTTTACAGTATTCTGGAAAAAAAGTAGTCTCTAATGAAGGCACAGAAAAGGAGGTGGGGACAGGATTTGGTGTTAGAATATGTCAGAAACTAGCAGAACATCAAGGAGGGAAAGTAGAAATCACCAGTAAATGGGGGGAAGGTAGCGTCTTTAGGTTATTGCTTCCCAATGCACCTGACCCTAAGGGTTCCAACAAAGCAGAACCTTTAGAAACCTAA
- a CDS encoding winged helix-turn-helix transcriptional regulator: MDTSTTNGNEKVQICSSEFVVAVRDTLNVIRGKWKLPIIGSLCYGKKRFKDLENDIPKITPRMLSKELKELELNSIVTRTVYDTTPVTVEYELTPSGRKIRELLDAMVKWGLQHREAVMSTE, from the coding sequence ATGGACACATCAACGACAAATGGCAACGAAAAAGTTCAGATTTGCTCAAGCGAATTCGTAGTTGCTGTACGCGACACACTAAATGTAATCAGGGGTAAATGGAAACTTCCCATCATTGGATCGCTTTGCTATGGCAAAAAGCGGTTTAAAGACCTTGAAAATGACATCCCCAAAATTACCCCGCGTATGCTTTCGAAAGAACTCAAGGAGCTCGAGCTGAACAGTATTGTCACCAGAACGGTGTACGATACCACTCCCGTGACCGTGGAATATGAACTCACCCCTTCAGGCAGAAAAATCCGTGAACTGTTGGATGCCATGGTAAAATGGGGCCTTCAGCATCGTGAAGCGGTGATGAGCACTGAATAA
- a CDS encoding TlpA disulfide reductase family protein: protein MIRVFFGLILSIVSVSASIAQKEGYTIRGRFDVDYEGMVYLHCDGKVDSTLVKDNEFTFSGKVPYVMEAYFTANTRMFNGDFYLENSKMKVLLGRTDEITFISDVKGCEVLKQMDKLSRFYEESSEDPNFHLELYHKVLAIVKADPQSQFSGMLVEALVSNKKYGSAEVNHLVSAVDTTTQTPATMKEIRLTMEKRRTAWVGNVLPPLHFPDDNGQERSTTEFSGKYLLVTIWASNCGYCRKEHPAMVEIYQKYHAKGLEVLGISVDNGRDQWLAAIEKDQLPWVNTLAEGGMKHPDIKNLGIYFTPSNYLLDPSGVIIGVNVSPEELDRQLPLVME from the coding sequence ATGATACGAGTTTTTTTTGGCCTGATCCTCAGTATTGTCAGTGTTAGCGCTTCAATTGCCCAAAAGGAGGGATACACCATCCGTGGAAGGTTTGATGTGGATTATGAAGGAATGGTGTATCTCCATTGTGATGGAAAGGTAGATAGTACGCTGGTAAAGGACAATGAATTTACCTTTTCGGGTAAGGTGCCCTACGTGATGGAGGCTTATTTTACGGCAAATACGCGTATGTTCAATGGGGATTTTTATTTGGAGAACAGTAAAATGAAAGTACTTCTGGGAAGAACAGATGAGATTACTTTTATCTCCGATGTCAAGGGTTGTGAGGTACTGAAGCAAATGGATAAGCTAAGCAGGTTCTATGAGGAGTCTTCCGAAGACCCAAACTTCCACCTTGAACTCTATCATAAGGTATTGGCCATCGTGAAAGCCGATCCCCAAAGCCAATTTTCGGGCATGCTGGTAGAGGCCTTGGTTAGCAATAAAAAATATGGATCAGCTGAAGTCAATCACTTGGTAAGTGCTGTGGATACCACTACACAAACCCCGGCGACGATGAAGGAGATTAGATTGACCATGGAAAAAAGAAGGACAGCTTGGGTAGGGAATGTACTTCCTCCATTACATTTCCCGGATGATAACGGACAAGAGCGCAGTACAACGGAATTTTCCGGAAAGTATCTTTTGGTGACCATTTGGGCATCTAACTGTGGCTATTGTAGAAAAGAGCATCCTGCCATGGTGGAGATCTACCAAAAATATCACGCCAAAGGGCTGGAAGTACTTGGTATCTCAGTGGACAACGGGCGGGACCAGTGGTTGGCGGCAATAGAGAAGGATCAGCTACCCTGGGTAAATACGCTGGCGGAAGGAGGGATGAAACATCCCGATATAAAAAATCTTGGAATATACTTTACACCCAGCAACTATCTTCTTGATCCTAGTGGGGTCATCATTGGGGTCAATGTTTCTCCAGAGGAGTTGGATCGTCAACTGCCATTGGTGATGGAGTAA
- a CDS encoding peroxiredoxin-like family protein, giving the protein MQFKKLFVLASMATLLLQSAYAQEVPADPTDISPLLIGERIPESTVKDPDGNVQSLQELISEQATVLIFYRGGWCPYCNKHLAELQAVEQDILDMGYQILAISPDAPEQLKTTMDKNELTYSLFSDNDLKVTKAFGLAFQAPDRYQKMLFKASAAQNPGELPVPAVFVLDKEGTILFEYINPNYDSRMSGKMLRAVLESLQD; this is encoded by the coding sequence ATGCAATTTAAAAAGTTATTCGTGTTGGCGAGTATGGCCACCTTGCTGCTTCAGTCAGCTTACGCGCAGGAAGTCCCTGCGGATCCTACGGATATTTCGCCTCTTCTGATTGGTGAGCGGATTCCTGAAAGTACGGTGAAGGATCCGGATGGTAATGTCCAGTCGCTTCAGGAATTAATAAGTGAGCAAGCTACTGTCCTAATCTTTTACCGCGGAGGCTGGTGTCCTTATTGCAATAAGCACCTTGCTGAGCTACAAGCCGTGGAGCAGGATATTTTGGACATGGGCTATCAGATCCTAGCGATAAGTCCTGATGCTCCTGAGCAGTTGAAGACTACCATGGACAAAAACGAGCTGACATACAGCCTTTTTTCTGATAACGACCTGAAAGTGACCAAGGCATTTGGATTGGCTTTTCAAGCGCCTGACCGTTACCAGAAAATGCTGTTCAAGGCGTCTGCAGCGCAAAACCCTGGTGAACTTCCCGTGCCAGCGGTATTTGTACTGGACAAAGAAGGTACGATCCTTTTTGAATACATCAACCCCAACTACGACAGCCGGATGAGCGGAAAGATGCTGAGAGCTGTTCTGGAGAGTCTGCAAGACTAG
- a CDS encoding DUF4328 domain-containing protein — MEALRPNQKRAKLAQLFVYLVIALHAVSIISGYMQYDLLSKAAETGISDQEAEVNDLREMVIAVLIVATYIVSAIVFLNWFRRAYFNLHKLMPGRLDFSEGWAVGAWFVPIINLYRPYRIMMELFDETFSYLRKKKVVSYSRHQEGLVISWWIVWILGSFIDRLSWKIYADANTIDELLDMTILDMVTSGIIIVCGVLAARIIKNYNLLEVQLAEQKDSENVPNATEEALLD, encoded by the coding sequence TTGGAAGCATTAAGACCTAATCAAAAAAGGGCCAAGCTGGCTCAGTTGTTTGTTTATTTAGTAATAGCCCTTCATGCCGTCAGCATCATTTCTGGCTATATGCAGTATGATCTGCTCAGCAAAGCAGCAGAAACCGGGATCTCCGATCAAGAAGCAGAAGTGAATGATTTGAGGGAAATGGTAATAGCTGTTTTGATAGTCGCTACGTACATCGTCTCGGCAATAGTTTTTCTTAACTGGTTTCGACGGGCCTATTTTAATTTGCATAAGCTGATGCCTGGCCGGCTGGACTTTTCAGAGGGATGGGCCGTAGGTGCTTGGTTTGTGCCTATCATTAACCTTTATAGGCCATACCGGATCATGATGGAGTTATTTGATGAGACATTTTCTTATTTAAGGAAGAAGAAGGTGGTGTCTTATTCCCGGCATCAGGAGGGATTGGTGATCAGTTGGTGGATAGTCTGGATTTTGGGTAGTTTTATCGACCGTCTGTCTTGGAAAATCTACGCGGATGCCAATACAATTGATGAATTGTTGGATATGACCATTTTGGACATGGTTACCTCGGGAATAATTATCGTTTGTGGAGTTTTAGCGGCTAGGATTATCAAAAATTATAATCTGCTCGAAGTGCAACTTGCCGAACAAAAAGACAGCGAAAACGTGCCAAACGCAACAGAAGAAGCCTTGCTGGATTGA
- a CDS encoding DNA-3-methyladenine glycosylase I, producing MANFQINQSEKFRCPWCLGFEDYIKYHDEEWGVPVYSDRVHFEFLVLESAQAGLSWATILKKREGYRRAFAGFDYKQVADFPDSMVEELLQDRGIIRNRLKIAAAINNAKRFMEVQAEIGSFTNYIWDFVNGKPIDGHLKSMADAKATTPESDKLAKDLKKRGFKFLGSTTIYAHMQATGLVNDHLMQCFRHQEVKRMVR from the coding sequence ATGGCCAATTTCCAAATCAATCAAAGTGAGAAATTTCGATGCCCATGGTGCCTCGGATTTGAAGACTATATCAAATACCACGATGAAGAGTGGGGTGTACCGGTATATAGTGATCGGGTTCATTTTGAGTTTTTGGTGCTGGAAAGTGCCCAGGCGGGGCTGAGCTGGGCTACTATTCTGAAAAAACGTGAAGGCTATCGAAGAGCTTTTGCCGGCTTCGACTATAAGCAAGTGGCTGATTTTCCGGACAGCATGGTAGAAGAGCTGCTACAAGATCGCGGAATCATCCGCAACAGGCTGAAAATCGCTGCTGCTATCAATAATGCCAAACGCTTTATGGAAGTACAAGCTGAAATAGGCAGCTTTACCAACTATATCTGGGATTTCGTAAACGGCAAGCCCATTGATGGTCACCTAAAAAGCATGGCAGATGCCAAAGCCACCACCCCGGAATCAGACAAACTTGCCAAAGATCTCAAAAAGCGAGGGTTCAAATTCCTTGGCAGCACTACCATCTATGCGCACATGCAGGCCACAGGACTCGTCAATGACCACCTGATGCAGTGCTTTCGCCACCAAGAGGTAAAGCGAATGGTGAGGTAG
- a CDS encoding nitroreductase family protein, which translates to MSLLENLEWRYATKKMNGKAVPQEKVDYILEAARLSPSSSGLQPYRVIVITDPEIKEKMKPIAWDQSQITDASHILVFAAWENYTEEKIKEVFRNTLTARGLPLDKMDAYRERLWGMYSQLPEEWHAHHAAKQAYIAFGTAIAAAAEQKVDATPMEGFDPAALDELLGLKELGLRSAVVLPLGYRDEENDWLAGMKKFRTPKEEFVISPMEIMEK; encoded by the coding sequence ATGAGTTTATTAGAGAATTTAGAATGGAGATACGCCACTAAAAAAATGAACGGAAAGGCTGTGCCGCAAGAAAAAGTGGATTACATTTTGGAAGCTGCGAGACTTTCCCCTTCATCATCGGGACTACAACCCTATCGCGTGATCGTAATTACCGATCCGGAAATCAAGGAAAAGATGAAGCCTATCGCTTGGGACCAGAGCCAGATTACCGATGCATCCCATATTTTGGTGTTTGCGGCATGGGAAAATTATACAGAAGAAAAAATCAAAGAAGTTTTTCGTAATACATTGACGGCTAGGGGGCTTCCTTTGGACAAAATGGATGCGTACAGAGAACGGCTTTGGGGAATGTACAGCCAGCTTCCTGAAGAATGGCATGCGCATCATGCGGCCAAGCAGGCATATATTGCTTTCGGCACGGCCATCGCTGCTGCGGCGGAACAGAAGGTGGATGCTACCCCAATGGAAGGCTTCGATCCAGCCGCTTTGGATGAGTTGCTTGGTTTGAAGGAGCTGGGGCTGCGAAGTGCAGTTGTTTTGCCATTGGGCTATAGGGATGAGGAGAATGACTGGCTTGCAGGTATGAAAAAATTCCGTACTCCGAAAGAGGAATTTGTGATTTCACCAATGGAGATAATGGAAAAATAA
- a CDS encoding O-methyltransferase, which translates to MNDADFVDVPAIYPRILAKSKEIGFTMPSDQYIGALLKTLMWSKPGGNFLEMGTGIGLSLAWMVDGLSDNSTLTTVDNDPALAAIATDFFGHDKRINVVCADGSEWIKTYSGDKFDLIFADAWPGKYSDVDEILALLKIGGFYIIDDMDKQPNWPDGHEENVEKLVDALQSRTDITLCKMNWSTGLVVAVKMT; encoded by the coding sequence ATGAACGATGCTGATTTTGTAGATGTTCCGGCCATTTATCCCCGAATTTTGGCCAAGTCCAAAGAAATAGGCTTCACCATGCCTTCAGACCAGTATATAGGGGCGCTGTTAAAAACCTTGATGTGGTCAAAGCCAGGTGGTAATTTCCTGGAAATGGGTACAGGGATTGGGCTTTCTTTGGCTTGGATGGTAGATGGACTCAGTGACAATTCCACGCTGACCACTGTGGATAATGATCCTGCATTAGCGGCCATAGCAACGGATTTTTTTGGCCATGATAAGCGGATCAATGTGGTCTGTGCAGATGGCAGTGAATGGATAAAAACCTATTCGGGTGATAAGTTTGATTTGATTTTTGCAGATGCTTGGCCAGGGAAGTACAGTGACGTGGACGAGATACTTGCATTGCTGAAAATTGGAGGTTTTTATATCATCGATGACATGGATAAACAGCCCAACTGGCCCGATGGACATGAAGAAAATGTGGAAAAGCTTGTCGATGCCTTGCAGTCACGCACTGATATCACTTTGTGCAAGATGAATTGGTCCACTGGCTTGGTCGTGGCAGTGAAGATGACTTAG